One genomic segment of Vicinamibacterales bacterium includes these proteins:
- a CDS encoding M48 family metalloprotease: protein MMRTAVFGLALTCMYTGLAEGRSSGSGPSRAVAEAEGRGEGGARDQLGQIGKGLTIAKKANDVRDLQMTDAEEQELGAAVSERIRTRYGVAQDAGVHRYVALVGTALAQGSTRPALPWTFVVLDTDGVNAFAAPGGYVHITRGALALIKNEAELAGVLGHEIIHVTEKHTIRAIQKSKAVQMGAAETLSGSSALMERAVTATYDNIVERGFGRAEENESDEKGVALANKTGYAPSGLVSFLTTLKERNKASTGKRGLFASHPEMQERLDRITKQIAAQKLAATATVQPRYAKNISYKPVPVTAIATVDPGAAGLAGGDAKAGEKKEAEKKEDEPKKRGFGLNRMLPTGGGEKKSAQVTASGGARGVDPEKDSKGGSNPTIVPVKLVAADIAAFKKEGGLP from the coding sequence ATGATGCGTACCGCGGTGTTCGGACTGGCCTTGACCTGCATGTATACCGGACTGGCCGAGGGCCGCTCGAGTGGCAGCGGCCCGAGTCGCGCCGTAGCCGAGGCCGAAGGCCGAGGCGAAGGCGGAGCACGGGACCAGCTCGGCCAGATCGGCAAGGGCCTAACCATCGCCAAGAAGGCGAACGACGTCCGCGACCTGCAGATGACGGACGCGGAGGAGCAGGAGCTCGGCGCCGCCGTCAGCGAGCGCATCCGCACCCGCTACGGCGTCGCCCAGGACGCCGGCGTGCACCGCTACGTCGCGCTGGTCGGCACGGCGCTGGCGCAGGGCAGCACGCGCCCGGCGCTGCCGTGGACCTTTGTCGTGCTCGACACCGACGGCGTCAACGCGTTTGCCGCGCCGGGCGGCTACGTGCACATCACGCGCGGCGCGCTCGCCCTGATCAAGAACGAAGCGGAGCTGGCCGGCGTGCTGGGCCACGAGATCATCCACGTCACCGAAAAGCACACCATTCGCGCCATCCAGAAGAGCAAGGCGGTGCAGATGGGCGCGGCGGAAACGCTCTCGGGCTCATCCGCGCTCATGGAGCGCGCGGTCACCGCCACCTACGACAACATCGTCGAGCGCGGCTTCGGCCGGGCGGAGGAGAACGAGTCGGACGAGAAGGGCGTGGCGCTGGCCAACAAGACCGGCTACGCGCCGAGCGGCCTCGTCAGCTTTCTGACCACGTTGAAGGAGCGCAACAAGGCGTCCACCGGGAAGCGCGGCTTGTTCGCGTCGCATCCGGAAATGCAGGAGCGCCTCGATCGCATCACCAAACAGATTGCCGCGCAGAAGCTGGCGGCGACCGCCACCGTGCAGCCGCGCTACGCGAAGAACATCAGCTACAAGCCCGTGCCGGTGACGGCGATTGCGACGGTTGATCCGGGCGCGGCGGGCCTGGCCGGCGGCGACGCCAAGGCCGGCGAGAAGAAGGAAGCGGAAAAGAAGGAAGACGAGCCGAAGAAGCGCGGGTTCGGGTTGAACCGCATGCTGCCGACCGGCGGCGGCGAGAAGAAGTCGGCGCAGGTGACCGCGTCCGGCGGCGCCCGAGGCGTCGATCCCGAAAAGGACTCCAAGGGCGGATCGAACCCGACGATCGTCCCGGTGAAGCTCGTGGCCGCTGACATCGCCGCCTTCAAGAAAGAGGGAGGCTTGCCGTAG
- a CDS encoding proline racemase family protein yields MIHRIKSIDAHAAGEPLRLVIEGLPSPEGRTMLEKRAWAMKRLDHLRKSVMLEPRGHTDMYGALLTEPATRDAHAGILFMHNEGWSTMCGHGIIAVTTIAIERGLIWSKQEGKPATVEVRYDTPAGRVEARAHLAHHGDAVRVESVAFRNVPSFVFEPSVLVPVGSRKIPVDIAFGGAFYAIVDAEAAGVPIDAAHLPELRKLGMVIAREVERLRRVVHPNDAGLEGIYGTIFTAPSQLPDAHLRNVTVFADAEVDRSPCGTGTAAVMAVLNDMGLLLDDVPFVHESIVGTTFRGRVVDRVMVGERAAIVPEIEGSAWITGEHTFLIDGEDPLKAGFRL; encoded by the coding sequence TTGATTCACCGCATCAAATCCATCGACGCGCACGCCGCCGGCGAGCCGCTCCGGCTGGTGATTGAGGGTCTCCCCAGTCCCGAAGGCCGGACCATGCTGGAGAAGCGGGCCTGGGCCATGAAACGGCTCGACCACCTGCGCAAGTCGGTCATGCTCGAGCCGCGCGGGCACACCGACATGTACGGCGCGTTGCTGACCGAGCCGGCCACGCGCGACGCGCACGCCGGCATCCTGTTCATGCACAACGAGGGCTGGAGCACGATGTGCGGCCACGGCATCATCGCGGTCACCACCATCGCGATCGAGCGTGGCCTGATCTGGTCGAAGCAGGAAGGCAAGCCGGCCACGGTGGAGGTGCGCTACGACACGCCCGCGGGCCGCGTCGAAGCGCGCGCCCACCTGGCGCATCACGGCGACGCCGTCCGCGTGGAGTCGGTCGCCTTCCGCAACGTGCCGTCGTTCGTGTTCGAGCCTTCCGTGCTGGTGCCGGTCGGCTCCCGGAAGATCCCCGTGGACATCGCCTTTGGCGGCGCCTTCTACGCGATCGTGGATGCCGAGGCCGCGGGCGTGCCGATCGACGCCGCGCACCTGCCGGAACTGCGGAAGCTTGGCATGGTGATCGCCCGCGAAGTGGAGCGGCTGCGCCGCGTCGTCCACCCGAACGATGCCGGCCTCGAGGGCATCTACGGCACGATCTTCACGGCGCCGTCACAGCTGCCCGACGCGCACTTGCGCAACGTCACCGTCTTCGCCGACGCGGAGGTCGATCGCTCCCCGTGCGGGACCGGTACCGCCGCCGTCATGGCCGTGCTCAACGACATGGGCCTGCTCCTGGACGATGTGCCGTTCGTGCATGAGAGTATCGTCGGCACCACGTTCAGGGGCCGGGTGGTCGATCGTGTGATGGTGGGTGAGCGTGCCGCGATTGTCCCGGAAATCGAGGGCTCGGCGTGGATCACCGGCGAGCACACGTTCCTCATCGACGGCGAGGATCCGCTGAAGGCGGGGTTCAGGTTGTAG
- a CDS encoding ABC transporter permease, translated as MSMILATYSLWRRDVIRFLRQPSRVVGALLTPVIFWFVIGSGLGSSFQAGTAEGGFLPYYFPGSLALIVLFTAIFSTISIIEDRQEGFLQGVLASPAPRAAIVLGKALGSTTLAVLNGLVFLLLLPFSGLTPSAGDVVAAIACVALLGLALSGLGIMIAWPLRSTQGFHAIMNVALVPMWLLSGALFPATGASGWVQVLMRLNPLTPAVEILRAFLTGVPAANLASAAGTVAVFALVTLSISTLLVSRPSQ; from the coding sequence ATGAGCATGATACTGGCCACTTATTCGCTGTGGCGGCGCGACGTGATCCGCTTCCTGCGGCAGCCGAGCCGCGTCGTCGGGGCGCTGCTGACTCCGGTGATCTTCTGGTTCGTGATCGGATCGGGCCTGGGCTCGTCGTTCCAGGCCGGCACGGCCGAGGGCGGCTTCCTGCCGTACTACTTTCCAGGCTCACTGGCGTTGATCGTGCTGTTCACCGCGATCTTCTCGACCATCTCGATCATCGAGGATCGGCAGGAAGGCTTCCTCCAGGGTGTGCTGGCGTCGCCGGCGCCGCGCGCGGCGATCGTGCTCGGCAAGGCGCTGGGCAGCACGACGCTGGCGGTGCTCAACGGCCTGGTCTTCCTGCTGCTGTTGCCGTTCTCGGGGCTGACGCCGAGCGCGGGCGACGTGGTGGCGGCGATTGCCTGCGTGGCGCTGCTGGGGCTGGCGCTCAGCGGGCTGGGCATCATGATCGCGTGGCCGTTGCGATCCACCCAGGGCTTCCACGCCATCATGAACGTGGCGCTGGTGCCGATGTGGCTGCTGTCGGGCGCGCTGTTCCCGGCGACCGGCGCGTCGGGCTGGGTGCAGGTGCTGATGCGCCTCAACCCGCTGACGCCGGCGGTGGAGATCCTGCGGGCGTTTCTCACCGGCGTGCCTGCCGCCAACCTCGCGTCCGCCGCGGGCACCGTCGCGGTGTTCGCGCTCGTCACCCTGTCGATCAGCACGCTGCTGGTGAGCCGCCCATCCCAATGA
- a CDS encoding mechanosensitive ion channel family protein, with translation MRQGLGDVELLSAIARLVLVLAIVNAVVTLLANKWRDDRPGDRFPGIVQDVTVIALFVAIGTMLLREQLLTTSAVGAVVVGFALQDTLGNLFAGLAIQIEKPFRVGHWVQVHDREGQVHEITWRATKLRTKAGQFLVVPNSVIAKELVLNFSEPTVPTRVEVEVGASYTTPPNEVKRAIHEAIANAPLVMRTPEPQVMIKAFGGSSIDYLAQFWIEDYGVDRQARDQVRTNIWYTFRRCNIEIPWPIQIQYERDEEPVRTDADVAAAAERLASVDLFSTQSPEARHHLAAAATHHLFAAGEAMVRQDADGDSMFVLLSGGARVTLEPSGQEVAVIPAGGFFGEMSMLTGDRRTATVRAVDDTRALEISAADFRAVAVADPALLDHISSIVTARRAGLDEARASAAASIAPEAKQTFLARMRKYLHV, from the coding sequence GTGCGCCAGGGGCTCGGCGACGTCGAACTGCTGTCGGCCATTGCCAGGCTGGTCCTGGTGCTGGCCATCGTCAACGCCGTGGTGACGCTGCTGGCCAACAAGTGGCGCGACGATCGGCCGGGCGATCGCTTCCCCGGCATCGTGCAGGACGTCACCGTGATCGCGCTCTTTGTCGCGATTGGCACGATGCTGCTGCGCGAGCAGTTGCTCACCACGTCGGCGGTCGGCGCGGTGGTCGTCGGCTTCGCGCTGCAAGACACCCTCGGCAACCTGTTTGCCGGCCTGGCGATCCAGATCGAGAAGCCGTTCCGGGTGGGGCACTGGGTGCAGGTCCACGATCGCGAGGGCCAGGTGCACGAGATCACCTGGCGCGCCACCAAGCTCCGCACCAAGGCCGGTCAGTTCCTGGTCGTGCCGAACAGCGTGATTGCCAAGGAACTGGTGCTGAATTTCTCCGAACCGACGGTGCCGACGCGCGTGGAGGTGGAGGTCGGCGCGAGCTACACGACGCCGCCCAACGAGGTGAAGCGCGCGATCCACGAAGCCATCGCCAACGCGCCGCTGGTGATGCGCACGCCGGAGCCGCAGGTCATGATCAAGGCCTTCGGCGGCTCGTCGATCGATTACCTCGCCCAGTTCTGGATTGAGGATTACGGCGTCGATCGGCAGGCGCGCGACCAGGTGCGGACCAACATCTGGTACACGTTCCGGCGCTGCAACATCGAGATCCCATGGCCCATCCAGATCCAGTACGAGCGCGACGAAGAGCCGGTGCGCACCGACGCCGATGTCGCGGCGGCGGCGGAGCGGCTGGCCTCGGTGGACCTGTTCAGCACCCAATCGCCTGAGGCGCGTCACCACCTGGCCGCGGCGGCCACGCACCACCTGTTCGCGGCCGGTGAAGCCATGGTGCGCCAGGACGCGGACGGCGATTCGATGTTCGTGCTGTTGAGCGGCGGCGCCCGGGTCACGCTGGAGCCGTCGGGGCAGGAAGTGGCGGTCATTCCCGCCGGCGGGTTCTTCGGCGAGATGTCGATGCTGACCGGTGACCGCCGCACGGCCACCGTCCGCGCCGTCGACGACACGCGGGCGCTCGAGATTTCCGCGGCCGATTTCCGGGCGGTGGCGGTGGCGGATCCGGCGCTGCTCGATCACATCTCGAGTATCGTCACGGCGCGGCGCGCCGGCCTGGACGAGGCCCGCGCCTCCGCTGCGGCCTCCATCGCGCCGGAAGCGAAGCAGACGTTCCTGGCGAGGATGCGCAAGTATCTGCACGTCTGA
- a CDS encoding ornithine cyclodeaminase family protein translates to MAQHFRLLTEQQVQSLLPMGDLITAMEAALARFSAGEVLQPVRTVLTVGPTKAYFGLMPAYVPNPGTLGAKLVTVFADNPAKQLPSHLATILLLDPETGALLALMDGRYITEARTAAVSAVSARFLAKRDASTMAIIGTGVQARSHLEAFAEVRQLKDVRVWSPQARSRERFVSDMSGHVAAAIRAAGTAEEAVRGADLIVLVTSSPTPVIEDAWVGAGAHVVSVGACRPDQREMPPALVARARLYVDSRAAALVESGDVVIGIADGLFNPAHIRGELGELVLGRAEGRRTDDDVTIFKSLGMAVEDVVAADLVLRRAAETGAGTELTL, encoded by the coding sequence ATGGCACAACACTTTCGCCTCCTGACCGAACAGCAAGTCCAGTCCCTCCTGCCCATGGGCGACCTCATCACTGCCATGGAGGCGGCGCTCGCGCGCTTTTCCGCGGGTGAGGTGCTGCAGCCGGTGAGGACGGTGCTCACCGTCGGACCAACCAAGGCCTACTTCGGGTTGATGCCGGCGTACGTCCCGAATCCAGGCACCTTGGGCGCCAAGCTGGTCACGGTGTTTGCGGATAACCCGGCGAAGCAGTTGCCGTCGCACCTCGCCACCATCCTGTTGCTGGATCCGGAAACAGGCGCACTGCTGGCGCTGATGGACGGCCGCTACATCACCGAGGCCCGCACCGCGGCGGTGTCGGCAGTGTCGGCGCGGTTCCTCGCCAAGCGCGATGCCTCGACGATGGCGATCATCGGCACCGGCGTGCAGGCCCGCAGCCACCTCGAAGCCTTCGCGGAAGTGCGCCAGCTGAAGGACGTGCGGGTGTGGTCGCCGCAGGCGCGGAGCCGCGAACGCTTTGTCAGCGACATGAGCGGACACGTCGCGGCCGCCATTCGTGCCGCCGGCACGGCTGAAGAGGCGGTGCGCGGCGCCGACCTGATCGTGCTCGTCACCTCGTCCCCCACTCCGGTGATCGAAGATGCGTGGGTCGGGGCCGGCGCGCACGTGGTTTCGGTAGGCGCGTGCCGTCCCGACCAGCGGGAGATGCCGCCGGCGCTGGTGGCGCGCGCGCGCCTCTACGTGGACTCGCGGGCCGCGGCCCTCGTCGAATCCGGAGACGTGGTGATCGGCATCGCCGACGGGCTGTTCAACCCCGCGCACATCCGCGGCGAACTCGGTGAACTGGTCCTCGGCCGCGCGGAAGGCCGCCGCACAGACGATGACGTGACCATCTTCAAATCCCTGGGGATGGCGGTGGAAGACGTGGTGGCCGCGGACCTGGTGCTCCGCCGCGCCGCGGAAACCGGAGCGGGAACGGAGTTGACCTTATGA
- a CDS encoding ABC transporter ATP-binding protein — protein MRHRYGDRESLRGLGFSVSAGDMFALLGPNGGGKTTLFRIISTLIKPTSGTVEVFGLDVAKQPSEARKRLGVVFQSAAVDPWLTVLENLRHHGYLYGLSGAPLARGIERALERFGLSPRAGDRVGTLSGGLRRRVELAKALLPEPPLLVLDEPSSGLDPTARRELLQELRRLREDAGTTIVLTTHMIEEAAVSDRVGILHEGQLVAIGAPADLVDAIGADVLTIDPVGSADALKPKLEQTFGIDFTVVGATLRIERRRAHEFVPTLVEAFGPDIASVSVGKPTLEDVFVHHTGTRLSS, from the coding sequence TTGCGGCACCGTTACGGTGACCGCGAGTCGTTGCGCGGGCTCGGGTTTTCGGTGAGCGCCGGCGACATGTTCGCGCTGCTCGGCCCCAACGGCGGCGGCAAGACCACGCTGTTCCGGATCATCAGCACCCTGATCAAACCCACCTCGGGCACCGTGGAGGTGTTCGGCCTCGACGTGGCGAAGCAGCCGTCGGAGGCGCGCAAGCGGCTGGGGGTCGTGTTCCAGTCGGCGGCAGTGGACCCGTGGCTCACGGTGCTCGAGAACCTTCGCCATCACGGCTACCTGTATGGCCTGTCGGGGGCGCCGCTGGCACGCGGCATCGAGCGCGCGCTGGAACGGTTCGGGCTGAGCCCGCGCGCCGGCGACCGCGTCGGCACCCTCAGCGGCGGCCTCCGCCGCCGCGTCGAGTTGGCCAAGGCGCTGTTGCCGGAGCCGCCCCTGCTCGTGCTGGACGAGCCCAGCAGCGGCCTCGACCCCACCGCCCGCCGCGAGTTACTGCAAGAGTTGCGGCGCCTGCGCGAAGATGCCGGCACGACCATCGTGCTGACCACGCACATGATCGAGGAAGCGGCGGTGTCGGACCGCGTCGGCATTCTTCACGAAGGACAGCTGGTGGCGATCGGCGCGCCCGCCGACCTGGTGGACGCCATCGGCGCCGACGTGCTGACGATCGACCCCGTCGGTTCCGCGGATGCCCTCAAGCCGAAGCTCGAGCAGACGTTCGGCATCGACTTCACGGTGGTCGGCGCGACGTTGCGCATCGAGCGGCGCCGGGCGCACGAGTTCGTGCCGACGCTGGTCGAGGCGTTCGGCCCGGACATCGCCAGCGTGTCGGTGGGCAAGCCGACGCTGGAAGACGTGTTCGTGCACCACACCGGAACGAGGCTGTCTTCATGA
- a CDS encoding DUF420 domain-containing protein, producing the protein MTVTDLPALNATLNAISFVLLTTGYILIRRGHRQAHKRCMIAALVMSAAFLTSYVVYHLQVGSVPFQRTGWIRTVYFLVLIPHVILAVAIVPMVVITVSRALSSRFDKHKQIARWTLPLWLYVSVTGVVVYLMLYRM; encoded by the coding sequence ATGACCGTCACCGACCTGCCCGCACTCAACGCCACGCTGAACGCGATTTCGTTCGTCCTGCTGACGACCGGCTACATCCTGATCCGGCGCGGCCACCGTCAGGCACACAAGCGCTGCATGATCGCCGCGCTCGTGATGTCGGCGGCGTTCCTGACGTCGTACGTGGTGTATCACCTGCAGGTGGGCTCGGTGCCGTTCCAGCGGACCGGGTGGATCCGGACGGTGTACTTCCTCGTCCTGATTCCCCACGTCATCCTGGCCGTCGCCATCGTCCCGATGGTTGTCATCACCGTGTCGAGAGCGCTGTCGAGCCGCTTCGACAAGCACAAGCAGATCGCGCGATGGACGCTGCCGCTGTGGCTTTATGTCTCGGTAACGGGCGTCGTCGTCTACTTGATGCTCTATCGGATGTAA
- a CDS encoding DinB family protein has product MTRSIAIASVVLTLASPAFAQMGGPPQKITLAQGLTRAYDGVKRNLTEMAEKMPEADYGYKPHADSRAFGQLFAHAANSMYGSCAALKGVANPNQGKNLEELLKTKAEFVKAITDAYAFCDDAVKGVTDANVAEMVKQGQNEVARGSIVAGITSHNNEMYGTGAAYMRAKGLVPPSTERAQAPRKPGQ; this is encoded by the coding sequence ATGACACGTTCTATCGCAATCGCTTCGGTTGTTCTCACGTTGGCGTCTCCCGCGTTCGCGCAGATGGGCGGACCGCCCCAGAAGATCACCCTCGCCCAGGGCCTCACTCGCGCCTACGATGGCGTGAAGCGCAACCTCACCGAGATGGCCGAGAAGATGCCGGAGGCCGACTACGGCTACAAGCCGCACGCCGACTCGCGCGCCTTCGGCCAGCTGTTCGCGCATGCGGCCAACAGCATGTACGGCTCTTGCGCGGCGCTGAAGGGCGTCGCCAACCCGAACCAGGGCAAGAACCTGGAGGAACTGCTGAAGACCAAGGCGGAGTTCGTGAAGGCCATCACCGACGCGTACGCCTTCTGCGACGATGCGGTCAAGGGCGTGACCGACGCGAATGTCGCCGAGATGGTGAAGCAGGGGCAGAACGAGGTCGCGCGCGGTTCGATCGTGGCCGGCATCACCTCGCACAACAACGAGATGTACGGCACCGGCGCCGCCTATATGCGCGCCAAGGGCCTGGTCCCGCCGTCCACCGAGCGCGCGCAGGCGCCGCGCAAGCCGGGACAATAG
- a CDS encoding adenylate/guanylate cyclase domain-containing protein: MQTRKRLSFFGIGLSAAILAGALGLLPFVRDIELSTYDLRVRATARAAGPAPAIAIVEIGDDSIGRMEPIVGRWPWPRLVHATLIDYLAAAGARVIVYDVLFAERDQRRFMVGAAEWTGEESDAALVESTRKAAMVVHAAAAASEELLDPSRALAVDLSAASLNQPYRIDDCVERRPMLTPPFPALAAAARGIGHTLFVLDSDGPMRRTPPMIRVGERAVPSLPLAAVAIARGLAAPDVGVDAGRLALGDSRSPLVNEQVAGYERQRLVACRALVPYRGPTQDAAGQPSFTAFSFYDLFYSQQQILEGQKPQIDPALFKDRIVLVGATAQGLHDVFNTPFGEGKMSGPEIHASVIDGMLSGRSTAPAVPWVGVALTVGLAMLVAVVGFSASAWITGTALAAIVAALAWFSVWQFGGGIWVPVTVPAVAVILAFVGDLAWKYVVEGREKRQVKKLFSRYVSKDVYDQLVADPSLAALGGARRNMTVLFSDVRGFTALSEKGTPEDVVKQLNEYFTRMVAVVFDHHGTVDKFVGDMVMALFGAPLDDPDHAEHAVAAALAMITALDQLNRQWQSQGRAALDIGIGINTGDMVAGNIGSDTIMSYTVIGDAVNLGARLESLNKDYGTRIIISDATRTRLKGSYDIHPLGDVIVKGKSKPVAIFEVKTS, encoded by the coding sequence ATGCAGACGCGAAAACGACTCTCGTTTTTCGGCATCGGCCTCTCTGCCGCGATTCTCGCGGGCGCGCTCGGCCTTCTCCCCTTCGTTCGCGACATCGAACTCAGCACCTACGACCTCCGTGTGCGGGCCACCGCCCGCGCCGCGGGTCCGGCACCGGCCATCGCGATCGTGGAGATCGGCGACGACAGCATCGGGCGCATGGAGCCGATTGTGGGCCGCTGGCCGTGGCCAAGGCTCGTGCACGCAACGCTGATCGACTACCTCGCCGCCGCCGGCGCCAGGGTGATCGTTTACGACGTCCTGTTTGCCGAGCGCGATCAGCGCCGCTTCATGGTCGGCGCCGCCGAGTGGACCGGTGAGGAATCCGATGCCGCGCTGGTGGAATCCACCAGGAAGGCCGCGATGGTCGTGCACGCCGCCGCGGCGGCCAGCGAGGAACTGCTCGATCCCTCGCGTGCGCTGGCCGTGGACCTGTCGGCGGCGTCGTTGAATCAACCCTATCGCATCGACGACTGCGTGGAGCGGCGGCCCATGCTGACGCCGCCGTTCCCGGCGCTGGCGGCGGCCGCTCGCGGGATCGGCCACACCCTGTTCGTCCTCGACAGCGATGGTCCCATGCGCCGGACCCCGCCGATGATTCGCGTCGGCGAGCGCGCCGTCCCGTCGTTGCCTCTCGCGGCCGTGGCCATCGCGCGTGGTCTCGCGGCGCCGGACGTTGGCGTCGACGCCGGACGGCTGGCCCTTGGGGATTCGCGATCGCCCCTGGTGAATGAACAGGTTGCCGGCTACGAACGGCAGCGGCTGGTCGCCTGTCGCGCGCTCGTGCCATACCGCGGCCCGACACAGGATGCCGCCGGGCAGCCGTCCTTCACCGCGTTCTCGTTCTACGACCTCTTCTACTCGCAGCAGCAGATCCTCGAAGGCCAGAAGCCGCAGATCGATCCCGCCCTGTTCAAGGATCGCATCGTGCTGGTGGGCGCCACCGCCCAGGGCCTGCACGACGTATTCAACACTCCGTTTGGCGAAGGCAAGATGTCGGGGCCCGAGATTCACGCCAGCGTCATCGACGGAATGCTGAGCGGACGATCGACCGCGCCGGCGGTGCCGTGGGTTGGTGTGGCGCTGACGGTGGGCCTCGCCATGCTTGTCGCCGTGGTCGGCTTCAGCGCCAGCGCCTGGATTACCGGCACGGCCTTGGCGGCCATCGTCGCGGCGCTGGCGTGGTTCTCCGTCTGGCAGTTCGGCGGCGGCATCTGGGTTCCGGTCACGGTGCCCGCGGTCGCCGTCATCCTCGCGTTTGTCGGCGATCTCGCCTGGAAATACGTCGTCGAAGGCCGGGAGAAGCGCCAGGTCAAGAAGCTGTTCTCGCGCTACGTGTCCAAGGACGTCTACGACCAGCTGGTGGCCGACCCGTCGCTGGCGGCGCTGGGCGGCGCGCGGCGCAACATGACGGTGCTGTTCTCCGACGTACGCGGGTTTACCGCGTTGTCGGAGAAGGGCACCCCCGAAGACGTGGTGAAGCAGCTCAACGAGTACTTCACGCGGATGGTCGCGGTGGTGTTCGACCACCACGGCACGGTGGACAAGTTCGTGGGCGACATGGTGATGGCGCTGTTCGGGGCGCCGCTCGACGACCCGGACCACGCCGAGCACGCCGTGGCGGCGGCGCTGGCCATGATCACGGCCCTCGACCAACTCAACCGGCAGTGGCAGAGCCAGGGGCGGGCCGCCCTCGACATCGGCATCGGCATCAATACCGGCGACATGGTGGCCGGCAACATCGGCTCAGACACGATCATGAGCTACACGGTGATTGGCGACGCGGTGAACCTGGGGGCCCGGCTCGAGTCGCTGAACAAGGATTACGGCACCCGGATCATCATCAGCGACGCCACCCGGACCCGGCTCAAAGGAAGTTATGATATTCATCCCCTCGGCGACGTGATCGTAAAAGGCAAAAGCAAACCCGTCGCGATTTTTGAGGTCAAAACATCATGA
- the cyoE gene encoding heme o synthase, whose product MAAEGGLHMAADASVHLGDQAKTAAPSRAADFVTLTKPRLNFLVLLTTAAAYSLGAGPDSTIVDFAHTLLGTFLVAGGASALNQVWERATDRLMRRTRMRPIADRRMGPMVGILFGLALIAAGTAELAYFLNVLSAGVAFFTAASYVLFYTPLKVRTSLSTIVGALPGALPAVIGWAAATNTLSIEGWVLFGIVFMWQMPHFLAIAWLYRDEYARAGMPLLPVIQPDGRSTGRQAVIYTAALVPLSMMPTGVGLASLWYMVGALTLGAVLMLLSVEFSAKRNMDTARRLFFGSILYLPILWAMLVFDHRAH is encoded by the coding sequence ATGGCAGCCGAAGGCGGACTCCACATGGCGGCGGACGCCAGCGTCCACCTCGGCGATCAAGCCAAGACGGCGGCGCCGTCGCGGGCGGCCGACTTCGTCACGCTGACCAAGCCGCGGCTCAACTTCCTCGTCCTGCTGACGACGGCGGCGGCGTATTCGCTGGGCGCCGGTCCGGATTCGACGATCGTTGACTTCGCGCATACGCTGCTCGGCACGTTTCTCGTCGCCGGCGGCGCCTCCGCCCTCAACCAGGTGTGGGAGCGCGCGACCGACCGGCTGATGCGCCGGACGCGGATGCGCCCCATCGCCGACCGGCGGATGGGGCCGATGGTCGGCATCCTGTTCGGCCTCGCCCTGATCGCGGCCGGCACCGCGGAGCTCGCATATTTCCTCAACGTGCTTTCGGCCGGCGTGGCGTTCTTCACCGCCGCCAGCTACGTGCTGTTCTACACGCCGCTCAAGGTGCGCACCTCGCTGTCGACCATCGTCGGGGCGCTGCCGGGCGCGCTGCCCGCGGTGATCGGCTGGGCCGCGGCCACCAACACGCTGTCAATCGAGGGCTGGGTGCTGTTCGGCATCGTCTTCATGTGGCAGATGCCGCACTTCCTGGCGATTGCGTGGCTGTATCGCGACGAGTACGCGCGCGCCGGCATGCCGTTGCTGCCGGTAATCCAGCCGGACGGGCGATCGACGGGGCGCCAGGCCGTGATCTACACGGCCGCTCTCGTGCCGCTGAGCATGATGCCGACCGGCGTCGGCCTGGCCTCGTTGTGGTACATGGTCGGCGCGCTCACCCTGGGCGCCGTGCTGATGCTGCTCAGCGTCGAGTTCTCGGCCAAGCGCAACATGGACACCGCCAGACGCCTGTTCTTCGGGTCGATTCTCTACTTGCCGATCCTCTGGGCCATGCTGGTCTTCGATCACCGGGCCCATTGA